A segment of the Mogibacterium diversum genome:
TGTCATTCTTGGCTATCATAAGAAGCCCGCTCGTATCCTTATCGATTCTGTGGACGATTCCTGGTCTTATTGCTCCATTAATGGACGAGAGCGAATCTCCACAGTGATACATTATAGCATTGACGAGCGTGCCACTGGGATTTCCGATAGCCGGATGCACAACCATGCCGCGTGGCTTTTCAACCACTATTACATCCTCATCTTCATAAATTATATCTATTGGAATATCTTCAGGGGCAGCGTCTATAGGCTTCGCCTCTGGAATGGATATCATGATGGTTTCGCCCGCCTTGATTTTGTACTTCTTGGCAACTTTCCTTCCAGAGACGCTGACCAGACCGTCCTCGATGAGGTTCTGAGCGTAGCTCCTCGAGAGGTCGGTCGCTTCGCCTATATAGGCATCAAGTCTCTTACCCTTGTCGGCTTCTGACGGGGTAAGAGTCTTGACCTCTGCAGTTCGCACCTCTGGAATTTCACCAGCTTGCGCTCCGAAACCTTCACCAATATCGTCATCGCTTTCGATATCACCATCTTCGGTATAATCCATCTCAGCTTGAGTAAAAGCTTCGGCTTTATCCTCTTTATCTATAAATTTTTCTAGCTTATCTTCTCTAGCACGCAGCATATTATCTGGTGTGTCCTGTCTTGGCTTAAGCATCTTTTCTGTCTCCAATTATTACCCACAGTATCAAAACTGCACATCCAACCGTCACGCAGATATCAGCAACATTAAACACAGGGAAGCTTCCCACTGAAATCATATCCGTCACAAAACCCATGACAGTTCTATCAATGAGATTCCCAATACCTCCAGACATTATCAGAAGCACACCAAGCTCTGCGAGCTTCTCTTTTTTCTTTCGCAGGTGCAATAAGAATAGCACCCCTGCTATCATTGTTATTACAGGCAAAATTACTGTGATAAGCTGCGAGTTCTGGAATAAGCTAAAAGCAGCTCCCCGATTCTGGACGTATGTAAAGTCTAATACGCCACGGAAAACGGGGAGCGTTTCTCCAATCTCCATGCGGCTTCTCACAGCGAATTTAGTAATCTGATCTATAATCAGCAGCCCACTCGCTATAATTACCAGCATCATGAATCTTCTCTATTCTACTTAAGGATAATAGTGTCGTCAATTGAACCCTG
Coding sequences within it:
- a CDS encoding RluA family pseudouridine synthase, translating into MLKPRQDTPDNMLRAREDKLEKFIDKEDKAEAFTQAEMDYTEDGDIESDDDIGEGFGAQAGEIPEVRTAEVKTLTPSEADKGKRLDAYIGEATDLSRSYAQNLIEDGLVSVSGRKVAKKYKIKAGETIMISIPEAKPIDAAPEDIPIDIIYEDEDVIVVEKPRGMVVHPAIGNPSGTLVNAIMYHCGDSLSSINGAIRPGIVHRIDKDTSGLLMIAKNDSAHESLAAQLKEHSVTREYIALVFDNIKKDKLTIDAPIGRDDINRLRKAVNGIGSRDAVTHIRVLKRYGKYTLVAARLETGRTHQIRVHMASIKHPLVGDPLYGPKKQPFGLNGQLLHARLLGFIHPRTGEYMEFSSEIPEYFQEVLDKLDDTENK
- the lspA gene encoding signal peptidase II — protein: MMLVIIASGLLIIDQITKFAVRSRMEIGETLPVFRGVLDFTYVQNRGAAFSLFQNSQLITVILPVITMIAGVLFLLHLRKKKEKLAELGVLLIMSGGIGNLIDRTVMGFVTDMISVGSFPVFNVADICVTVGCAVLILWVIIGDRKDA